The following are encoded in a window of Amycolatopsis lexingtonensis genomic DNA:
- a CDS encoding potassium channel family protein codes for MHVVIMGCGRVGASLAAALERLGHEVAVIDKNQQAFRRLGSDFHGQQVVGVGFDRKVLIEAGIERASAFAAVSSGDNSNIISARVARENFGIEHVVARIYDHKRAAVYERLGIPTVATVPWTTDRFLRTLLPDGVASAWRDPSGNVALLQLPLHEGWVGHSVRSLQEATGARVAFIMRFGTPVLPDTKTVVQDGDDVWVAARSGTVSDVTSVAHREPEDEA; via the coding sequence GTGCACGTGGTGATCATGGGGTGCGGCCGGGTAGGCGCGTCCCTGGCCGCTGCGCTGGAGCGGCTCGGCCACGAGGTGGCCGTCATCGACAAGAACCAGCAGGCGTTCCGCCGGCTCGGCAGCGACTTCCACGGCCAGCAGGTCGTCGGCGTCGGCTTCGACCGCAAGGTGCTCATCGAGGCGGGCATCGAGCGGGCGAGCGCGTTCGCGGCGGTGTCCAGCGGCGACAACTCGAACATCATTTCGGCGCGGGTGGCGCGCGAGAACTTCGGCATCGAGCACGTGGTGGCGCGGATCTACGACCACAAGCGCGCGGCGGTGTACGAGCGGCTGGGCATCCCGACGGTCGCGACCGTGCCGTGGACCACCGACCGGTTCCTGCGGACCCTGCTGCCGGACGGCGTGGCGTCGGCGTGGCGGGACCCGTCGGGCAACGTCGCGCTGCTGCAGCTGCCGCTGCACGAGGGCTGGGTCGGGCACTCCGTCCGGTCCCTGCAGGAGGCGACCGGCGCGCGCGTGGCGTTCATCATGCGCTTCGGCACGCCCGTGCTGCCGGACACCAAGACCGTGGTCCAGGACGGCGACGACGTGTGGGTGGCCGCGCGGTCCGGCACCGTCAGCGACGTGACCAGCGTGGCGCACCGCGAACCGGAGGACGAGGCATGA